Proteins from a single region of Gemmatirosa kalamazoonensis:
- a CDS encoding DUF979 domain-containing protein, translated as MIGLEFVYVVMGAMLASVAVVSARDASNPRRWNNTAFWGIWAVTFVLGSRLPDLVNGALAIVMVLVASVGKLGHGVGESTTRAEREASARRWGNRLFLPALTIPAVTILGAWAFRRWTVGGVPVVDPKQVTLVALGVATIVALLVGVAMVRPPASAPPTEARRLMDAVGWAAVLPQLLAALGAVFAAAGVGGAVTTIAERWLPLGSPGAAVVTYTLGMALFTIVMGNAFAAFPVMTAGIGLPLIVGRFGGDVTVMSAIGMLSGFCGTLMTPMAANFNIVPVALLELPDQHAVIRVQIPTGLLLLAVNTALMSLLVYHR; from the coding sequence GTGATCGGCCTCGAGTTCGTCTACGTCGTGATGGGCGCGATGCTCGCGAGCGTCGCGGTGGTGAGCGCGCGCGACGCGAGCAACCCGCGACGGTGGAACAACACCGCGTTCTGGGGGATCTGGGCGGTGACGTTCGTCCTCGGGTCGCGGCTTCCCGATCTCGTGAACGGCGCGCTCGCGATCGTCATGGTGCTCGTGGCGAGCGTCGGGAAGCTCGGCCACGGGGTGGGGGAGAGCACCACGCGCGCCGAGCGCGAGGCGAGCGCGCGGCGGTGGGGGAACCGGCTCTTCCTCCCTGCGCTCACGATTCCCGCCGTCACCATCCTCGGCGCGTGGGCCTTCAGGCGATGGACGGTCGGCGGCGTGCCGGTCGTCGACCCGAAGCAGGTGACGCTCGTCGCGCTCGGCGTGGCGACGATCGTCGCGCTGCTCGTCGGCGTGGCGATGGTGCGGCCGCCCGCGTCGGCGCCGCCGACGGAGGCGCGGCGGCTGATGGATGCCGTCGGGTGGGCCGCCGTGCTGCCGCAGCTGCTCGCCGCGCTCGGCGCCGTGTTCGCCGCCGCCGGCGTCGGCGGCGCGGTGACGACGATCGCCGAGCGGTGGCTCCCGTTAGGCAGCCCGGGTGCGGCGGTCGTCACGTACACGCTGGGGATGGCGCTGTTCACGATCGTCATGGGCAACGCGTTCGCGGCGTTCCCCGTCATGACCGCGGGGATCGGCCTGCCGCTCATCGTCGGCCGCTTCGGCGGCGACGTCACGGTCATGTCGGCGATCGGCATGCTCTCCGGCTTCTGCGGCACGCTGATGACGCCGATGGCCGCGAACTTCAACATCGTGCCCGTCGCGCTCCTCGAGCTCCCCGATCAGCACGCGGTGATCCGCGTGCAGATCCCGACCGGGCTGCTCCTCCTCGCCGTGAACACGGCGCTCATGTCCCTTCTCGTCTACCACCGGTGA
- a CDS encoding DUF2891 domain-containing protein, with amino-acid sequence MTSATLTPAWATKLASVALGHVAREYPNKLDHVLRGPEDVRRPRELHPVFYGSFDWHSCVHSYWLLARILRTAPDIPDAPRIRTFLDSHLTKSRVRAEAEYLETPGRGTFERPYGWAWLLALAAELSRHASWEGRRWTDALEPLTAAVVRRFLEWLPKATYPIRAGTHFNTAFAVALALEHAWAAQDAALDAALRERALAWYGGDADCQAWEPGGDDFLSPALVEAECMRRVLPPDEFTAWLARFLPRLAAGDPATLFTPATVSDRSDGKIAHLDGLNLSRAWCWRSLASAWPPRDPARALAREVADAHLAASLPHVTGDYMGEHWLATYAVLALTAPNT; translated from the coding sequence GTGACCTCCGCCACGCTCACGCCCGCGTGGGCGACGAAGCTCGCGTCGGTCGCGCTCGGCCATGTCGCGCGCGAGTATCCGAACAAGCTCGATCACGTGCTGCGCGGGCCCGAGGACGTGCGCCGCCCGCGCGAGCTGCACCCGGTGTTCTACGGCAGCTTCGACTGGCACTCGTGCGTGCACTCGTACTGGCTGCTCGCGCGGATCCTGCGGACGGCGCCCGACATCCCCGACGCGCCGCGCATCCGTACGTTCCTCGACTCGCACCTCACGAAGTCGCGCGTGCGCGCGGAGGCCGAGTACCTCGAGACGCCGGGGCGCGGCACGTTCGAGCGACCGTACGGGTGGGCGTGGCTCCTCGCGCTCGCCGCGGAGCTCTCGCGCCACGCGTCGTGGGAGGGACGCCGGTGGACCGACGCGCTCGAGCCGCTCACGGCGGCCGTCGTGCGTCGCTTCCTGGAGTGGCTGCCGAAGGCGACGTACCCGATCCGCGCCGGCACGCACTTCAACACCGCGTTCGCCGTCGCGCTCGCGCTCGAGCACGCGTGGGCGGCGCAGGACGCGGCGCTGGATGCGGCACTGCGCGAGCGCGCGCTCGCGTGGTACGGCGGCGACGCGGACTGCCAGGCGTGGGAGCCGGGGGGCGACGACTTCCTGTCACCGGCGCTCGTCGAGGCGGAGTGCATGCGCCGCGTGCTGCCGCCCGACGAGTTCACGGCGTGGCTCGCGCGCTTCCTCCCGCGCCTCGCGGCCGGCGACCCGGCGACGCTGTTCACCCCCGCGACGGTGAGCGACCGCAGCGATGGCAAGATCGCGCACCTCGATGGGCTGAACCTGTCGCGCGCGTGGTGCTGGCGCTCGCTCGCATCGGCGTGGCCGCCACGCGACCCGGCTCGTGCGCTCGCGCGCGAGGTCGCGGATGCGCACCTGGCGGCGAGCCTGCCGCACGTGACGGGGGACTACATGGGGGAGCATTGGCTGGCGACGTACGCGGTGCTGGCGCTGACGGCGCCTAACACGTGA
- a CDS encoding RNA polymerase sigma factor gives MSELHACEATFLAHLDWMRHTMTSLCRRHAMGHADADDFASWALLRILENDYAILRRFRGESALTTYLVVVIATLHREYRVRCWGRWRPSAAARRAGRVAMRLEALVHRDGHTVRQAALVLRTSGETDLSERELVELFVALPRRAAGRLVEIPVELVDVPSNDSAEAAVSDEQRHDERQRVEAALVRALDALPNEDRVVVRMRFWDGLTVADIARALGVPQKPLYRRLDRALIALRRSLEEAGLSRRQARSVLEQAA, from the coding sequence ATGTCCGAACTGCATGCCTGCGAGGCGACGTTCCTCGCGCACCTGGACTGGATGCGGCACACCATGACGTCGCTCTGCCGGCGGCACGCCATGGGGCACGCCGACGCGGACGACTTCGCGTCGTGGGCGCTGCTGCGCATCCTCGAGAACGACTACGCGATCCTCCGCCGGTTCCGCGGCGAGAGCGCGCTCACGACGTACCTCGTCGTCGTCATCGCCACGCTGCACCGCGAGTACCGCGTGCGGTGCTGGGGACGGTGGCGCCCCTCCGCCGCGGCGCGGCGCGCGGGCCGCGTCGCCATGCGGCTCGAGGCGCTCGTGCACCGCGACGGCCACACGGTCCGGCAGGCGGCGCTCGTCCTCCGCACGTCGGGCGAGACCGACCTCTCCGAGCGCGAGCTCGTCGAGCTGTTCGTCGCGCTGCCGCGGCGCGCGGCGGGACGCCTCGTCGAGATCCCGGTGGAGCTCGTGGACGTGCCGTCGAACGATTCGGCGGAGGCCGCGGTGAGCGACGAGCAGCGGCACGACGAGCGGCAGCGCGTCGAGGCGGCGCTCGTGCGCGCGCTCGACGCGCTGCCTAACGAGGACCGCGTCGTGGTGCGCATGCGCTTCTGGGACGGGCTCACCGTCGCCGACATCGCGCGCGCGCTCGGCGTTCCGCAGAAGCCGCTCTACCGCCGCCTCGATCGCGCGCTCATCGCCCTCCGGCGCTCGCTGGAGGAGGCGGGGCTGTCACGAAGGCAGGCGCGCTCGGTGCTCGAGCAGGCTGCATGA
- a CDS encoding YdeI/OmpD-associated family protein: MPDPVFFSSPKEFARWLAKHRDSETELWVGFHKVHTEKPSLTWAQSVDEALCHGWIDGIRKSLGDDAYMIRFTPRKATSTWSAVNLKRVPELIAEGRMTPAGLAAYERRSAARSGLYSYENRPAELPAEHERTFRKNRTAWTFFEAQPPGYRRTCIWYVVSAKRPETQAKRLAQLVDVSARGERLPMLTSPAHKRAD; this comes from the coding sequence ATGCCCGATCCCGTCTTCTTCTCCTCCCCCAAGGAGTTCGCCCGCTGGCTCGCGAAGCATCGCGACAGCGAGACGGAGCTGTGGGTCGGCTTCCACAAGGTGCACACGGAGAAGCCGAGCCTCACGTGGGCGCAGTCGGTGGACGAGGCGTTGTGCCACGGCTGGATCGACGGCATCCGCAAGTCGCTCGGCGACGACGCGTACATGATCCGCTTCACGCCGCGCAAGGCGACGAGCACGTGGAGCGCGGTGAACCTGAAGCGCGTGCCCGAGCTGATCGCCGAGGGGCGCATGACGCCGGCGGGGCTCGCGGCATACGAGCGGCGCAGCGCGGCGCGGTCGGGTCTCTACTCGTACGAGAACCGGCCCGCCGAGCTCCCGGCCGAGCACGAGCGGACGTTCCGGAAGAACCGGACGGCGTGGACGTTCTTCGAGGCGCAGCCGCCCGGCTATCGGCGCACGTGCATCTGGTACGTGGTCAGCGCGAAGCGGCCCGAGACGCAGGCCAAGCGGCTCGCGCAGCTCGTCGACGTCTCGGCCCGCGGCGAGCGGCTGCCGATGCTGACGTCTCCCGCGCACAAGCGGGCCGACTAG
- a CDS encoding DUF969 domain-containing protein, with product MLTLLGILVVVLGFALRVNPLLVVAVAALVTGLVSGHGPLDVVALLGRAFRDSRSVPIVWLALPVIGLLERAGLKERARDVVSRVRVATTGRVLLVYLAVRQITAALGLTSLGGHPQMVRPLVAPMAESAAEARFGALTDATRHRIRAHAAAVDNVGVFFGEDVFIAIGSILLIRGFLEQSGIRVEPARLALWAIPTAIAAFLIHGTRLLLLDRSLRREAALPNDVADEAERGA from the coding sequence ATGCTGACCCTGCTCGGGATCCTCGTCGTCGTCCTCGGCTTCGCGCTCCGCGTCAACCCGCTGCTCGTCGTCGCCGTCGCGGCGCTCGTGACGGGGCTCGTGAGCGGCCACGGCCCGCTCGACGTCGTCGCGCTGCTCGGCCGCGCGTTCCGCGACAGCCGCTCGGTGCCGATCGTGTGGCTCGCGCTGCCCGTCATCGGGCTGCTCGAGCGCGCGGGGCTCAAGGAGCGTGCGCGCGACGTCGTGTCGCGCGTGCGGGTCGCCACCACGGGGCGCGTGCTACTCGTCTACCTCGCGGTGCGGCAGATCACCGCGGCGCTCGGCCTCACGTCGCTCGGCGGGCACCCGCAGATGGTGCGGCCGCTCGTCGCGCCGATGGCCGAATCCGCGGCGGAGGCGCGGTTCGGCGCGCTCACCGACGCGACGCGCCATCGCATCCGCGCCCACGCGGCCGCGGTCGACAACGTCGGCGTGTTCTTCGGCGAGGACGTGTTCATCGCCATCGGCTCCATCCTGCTGATTCGCGGCTTCCTCGAGCAGAGCGGCATCCGCGTGGAGCCGGCGCGGCTCGCGCTGTGGGCGATCCCGACGGCGATCGCCGCGTTCCTCATCCATGGCACGCGGCTGCTCCTGCTCGACCGCTCGCTGCGCCGTGAGGCGGCGCTGCCTAACGACGTGGCTGACGAGGCGGAGCGCGGCGCGTGA
- a CDS encoding DUF72 domain-containing protein: MTRAEEDDGVDAAHDPGFDVARQRAEAVSGARPHAVIVNAGEGRTIRVGTAGWTDPTLTAPGVFYPSDATTPEARLRYYASRFPTVEIDAPYYALPTPRNGELWAARTPDDFVFDVKAFALMTGHPTEVARFPKTIRDALPKDLAARTRVYAKDLPGEIVDEVWSTFRLALQPLVDAGKMGAVLLQYPRWHMPNALGRDEILDARARLPDVQLAVEFRNRRWLAPTVADRVFRFLADHDMAYVVVDEPQGLASSVPPVTAVTSSELAIVRMHGRRGDQWERRGASVADKYRYLYDAEQLAEWAPRIAEVAAQAKQTRVVFNNCYGNYGTTNALEMTAMLAE; the protein is encoded by the coding sequence ATGACACGAGCCGAAGAGGACGACGGCGTCGACGCGGCGCACGATCCGGGGTTCGACGTCGCGCGGCAGCGTGCCGAGGCGGTGAGCGGCGCGCGGCCGCATGCGGTGATCGTGAACGCCGGCGAGGGGCGCACGATCCGCGTCGGCACCGCGGGGTGGACCGACCCGACGCTCACCGCGCCGGGCGTGTTCTACCCGAGCGACGCCACGACGCCCGAGGCGCGGCTGCGCTACTACGCGTCGCGCTTCCCCACGGTCGAGATCGACGCGCCGTACTACGCGCTGCCGACGCCGCGCAACGGCGAGCTGTGGGCCGCGCGCACGCCGGACGACTTCGTGTTCGACGTGAAGGCCTTCGCGCTCATGACCGGCCATCCCACCGAGGTCGCGCGCTTCCCGAAGACGATCCGCGACGCCCTGCCGAAGGATCTCGCGGCGCGCACGCGCGTCTACGCGAAGGACCTGCCCGGCGAGATCGTCGACGAGGTGTGGAGCACGTTCCGCCTCGCGCTGCAGCCGCTCGTCGACGCGGGCAAGATGGGCGCGGTGCTGCTCCAGTACCCGCGCTGGCACATGCCCAACGCGTTAGGCCGCGACGAGATCCTCGACGCGCGCGCGCGGCTGCCCGACGTGCAGCTCGCCGTGGAGTTCCGCAACCGGCGCTGGCTCGCGCCCACCGTCGCCGACCGCGTGTTCCGCTTCCTCGCCGACCACGACATGGCGTACGTCGTCGTCGACGAGCCGCAGGGGCTCGCGAGCAGCGTCCCGCCGGTGACCGCGGTGACGTCGAGCGAGCTCGCGATCGTGCGCATGCACGGCCGGCGCGGCGACCAGTGGGAGCGGCGCGGCGCGTCGGTCGCCGACAAGTACCGCTACCTCTACGACGCCGAGCAGCTCGCGGAGTGGGCCCCGCGCATCGCGGAGGTCGCGGCCCAGGCGAAGCAGACGCGCGTCGTGTTCAACAATTGCTATGGGAACTACGGCACCACGAACGCGCTCGAGATGACGGCGATGCTCGCCGAGTGA
- a CDS encoding HAMP domain-containing methyl-accepting chemotaxis protein produces the protein MIRRLSIHTRLLLGLGGLLALGVVTSTVAAARVRRLDAALEDLTAHRWRTAAAAAALSDAVNDAARAKLSLFVLHGADADDATAKVAEARRHIDAAYARLDSVADDVEERAAIEHVKELRKVHAAAFDSAAALHRTGRDSAAAAQVSAAVLPTLHAYLAAIDAFRASQDSAVSEGGARARRDAAAGLQLVVVFGGVALVVGALLAWVLGTSITGPLRFVVARAEALRRDALAPIGAAAAAMAAGDTSHEVRVELPLLDDTGRDEVASLAAALDGIIVETRRACTAFDGARATVARLVAEADALTAAARDGRLDVRAPADAFAGSYRDVIDGINATLDAMVAPVRDAARTLDRVAAGDLTARVDGAYRGDHARVTAAVDATAAQLAGAISLVRGSAERVSTASGQIAAGGKSVADGAAAQAANFEEIASGLQELAATTRENAQRAQRSHERADDARRVAGDGVTRAHALTDAVEQIKRASDSAARIVKTIDEIAFQTNLLALNAAVEAARAGDAGRGFAVVADEVRALAQRSADASRQTAELITQVESSARAGVGMNADVLGAFAAVDAAVQAVREMLGDVAASSDEQARGVAQISEAMEGATRVTQQTAAGAQQAAAAAAELAQDASRLRALTEQFALDGEALDG, from the coding sequence ATGATCCGGCGTCTGTCCATCCACACGCGCTTGCTGCTCGGTCTCGGCGGCCTGCTCGCGCTCGGCGTGGTCACCTCGACCGTCGCCGCGGCGCGCGTGCGCCGGCTCGACGCGGCCCTCGAGGATCTCACGGCGCACCGCTGGCGCACCGCCGCCGCGGCGGCCGCGCTCAGCGACGCCGTGAACGACGCCGCGCGCGCGAAGCTGTCGCTGTTCGTGCTCCACGGCGCCGACGCCGACGACGCGACGGCGAAGGTGGCCGAGGCGCGCCGGCACATCGACGCCGCGTACGCACGGCTGGACAGCGTGGCCGACGACGTCGAGGAGCGCGCCGCGATCGAACACGTGAAGGAGCTCCGCAAGGTGCACGCGGCGGCGTTCGACTCGGCGGCCGCGCTGCACCGGACGGGGCGCGACTCCGCCGCCGCGGCGCAGGTCTCGGCGGCGGTGCTCCCCACGCTGCACGCGTACCTCGCCGCCATCGACGCGTTCCGCGCGTCGCAGGACTCCGCGGTGAGCGAGGGCGGCGCGCGGGCACGACGCGACGCCGCCGCGGGGCTGCAGCTCGTCGTCGTCTTCGGCGGCGTCGCGCTCGTCGTCGGCGCGCTGCTGGCGTGGGTGTTAGGCACGAGCATCACCGGCCCGCTCCGGTTCGTGGTCGCGCGAGCGGAAGCGCTGCGTCGCGACGCGCTCGCGCCGATCGGCGCGGCCGCCGCGGCGATGGCGGCGGGCGACACGTCCCACGAGGTGCGTGTGGAACTGCCGCTGCTCGACGACACGGGACGCGACGAGGTGGCGAGCCTCGCCGCGGCGCTCGACGGCATCATCGTGGAGACGCGCCGCGCGTGCACGGCGTTCGATGGCGCGCGGGCCACGGTGGCACGGCTCGTCGCCGAGGCCGACGCGCTCACCGCCGCGGCGCGCGACGGGCGGCTCGACGTGCGCGCTCCGGCCGACGCGTTCGCCGGCTCGTACCGCGACGTCATCGACGGGATCAACGCGACGCTCGACGCCATGGTGGCGCCGGTGCGCGACGCGGCGCGCACGCTCGACCGCGTGGCGGCGGGCGACCTCACGGCGCGCGTCGACGGCGCCTATCGCGGCGACCACGCGCGCGTCACGGCGGCGGTGGACGCGACCGCGGCGCAGCTCGCCGGAGCGATCTCGCTCGTGCGCGGCAGCGCGGAGCGCGTGAGCACGGCGAGCGGCCAGATCGCCGCCGGCGGCAAGTCGGTGGCCGACGGCGCGGCGGCGCAGGCGGCGAACTTCGAGGAGATCGCGTCGGGGCTCCAGGAGCTCGCCGCCACCACGCGCGAGAACGCGCAGCGCGCCCAACGCTCGCACGAGCGGGCCGACGATGCGCGGCGCGTCGCCGGCGACGGCGTGACGCGCGCCCACGCGCTCACCGACGCGGTGGAGCAGATCAAGCGCGCGAGCGACTCCGCGGCGAGGATCGTGAAGACGATCGACGAGATCGCGTTCCAGACGAACCTCCTCGCGCTGAACGCGGCCGTCGAAGCGGCGCGCGCCGGCGACGCGGGGCGCGGCTTCGCCGTCGTCGCCGACGAGGTGCGCGCGCTCGCCCAACGCTCGGCCGACGCGTCGCGGCAGACGGCGGAGCTCATCACCCAGGTGGAATCGAGCGCGCGGGCGGGCGTCGGCATGAACGCCGACGTGCTCGGCGCGTTCGCCGCGGTCGATGCCGCGGTGCAGGCGGTGCGCGAGATGCTCGGCGACGTCGCCGCGTCGAGCGACGAGCAGGCGCGCGGCGTGGCGCAGATCTCCGAGGCGATGGAGGGCGCGACGCGCGTCACGCAGCAGACCGCGGCCGGCGCGCAGCAGGCCGCCGCCGCCGCCGCGGAGCTCGCGCAGGACGCGTCGCGTCTGCGCGCGCTCACCGAGCAGTTCGCGCTCGACGGCGAGGCGCTCGACGGATAG
- a CDS encoding TonB-dependent receptor has protein sequence MSSRHLLGAAIVAAAIPALAPHRLAAQQVDVIRGRVTGQDRQPVENAQVTVTSISGNVNRTARTDKNGRFTVTFPNGDGDYFVTFAAIGFAQKRFEVKRVADEDFLLADATLQPAATQLDAVKVTAQRDRVNRNDAQPTDISGSEKRVDNSAVPATQMGDLAAMASSLPGVTPVPGADGDPAGFSVLGLSSDQNQTSLNGMAGMSGNNIPRDAAISTSLGTSNYDVSVGGFSGARFNLRAGSGSNYVQRAGSLFGTTPQLQMTDAAARALGQQTTNVSLSGRTSGPMVFNKAFYNVSYQLGRSASDLQTLLNTDAVGLTASGISPDSAQRLMSILGAVHVPTVVGKLPQSRLNDQGSVLGSFDVTPPSSSSGQSFNVTFNGGWNRQTPAFASATETPAHSGDRTNWNVGVQGRHSSYIKNIILSETSFGVSGSRSSANPYLDLPSGSVLVNSSFVDGTNGVRFLSFGGSPSMSTSQTSNNVGLTNQLSWFSSNNKHRLKLATELRRDGYAQDQSQNLLGSFSFNSLADIEANRPSSFSRQLSDRTRSGAGYVGAVSLGDSYKRTPNFQLQYGVRVDANHFDRAPTLNPDVEKTFSVRNDAVPNRVYVSPRVGFSWQYGKASQIGAFEGAFRGPRAVIRGGVGLFQNTPGAQLIGQAVDLTGLPSGLQQITCVGPAAPVPDWNLYASNPAAIPTRCADGSTGSVFANAAPNVTLFAKSWAAPRSVRSNLNWSGPVLSNRFSLSVDGTYSLNLNQSGFVDRNFAGVQRFALGDEGGRPVYVQPTSIVPQTGVIAAADARVSPLFQRVTEQRSDLRSETKQLSLSVSPLTFNTKLSWSLSYTLQDVRERYNGFQSAAGDPFVQAWSAGAGSPRHQFTYSLGYNAFDVVRFSWFGNVRSGSRFTPQIAGDINGDGYSNDRAFVFDPARTTDPAVKAGMQSLLASGSGIAKDCLGSQMGSVAARNSCTGPWSHLANLSVSFNPLKVRMPQRAVLSFSVSNPLGLADRALHGEDNLHGWGQMTFVDPALLYVRGFDPVAKRYKYEVNQRFGATNPQFQQFRQPVTVTAQLRFDLGPTREKQNLVQMLDRGRRKNHEGSKMQESLLRAMYSQTGGIMNPIEQVLRQADTLKLTGPQADSVATMNRWYKIRLDSIWSPVAKVLGNLPDAYDEGEAYQQYITARRASVDLLTKLAPDIKGLLTAEQRRKLPAFIASYLDPRYLASIRSGTAGAGMGGGPMMIMGGGPIMMGGGGGGGDRVIIR, from the coding sequence GTGTCATCCCGTCATCTCCTGGGCGCGGCCATCGTCGCCGCCGCGATCCCGGCACTGGCGCCCCACCGACTCGCCGCGCAGCAGGTGGACGTCATCCGGGGGCGCGTCACCGGCCAGGACCGGCAGCCCGTCGAGAACGCGCAGGTCACGGTCACGTCCATCTCGGGCAACGTGAACCGCACGGCGCGCACCGACAAGAACGGCCGCTTCACCGTCACGTTCCCGAACGGCGACGGCGACTACTTCGTGACGTTCGCCGCGATCGGCTTCGCGCAGAAGCGCTTCGAGGTGAAGCGCGTCGCCGACGAGGACTTCCTGCTCGCCGACGCCACGCTGCAGCCGGCCGCGACGCAGCTCGACGCGGTGAAGGTCACCGCGCAGCGCGACCGCGTGAACCGCAACGACGCGCAGCCGACCGACATCAGCGGCAGCGAGAAGCGCGTCGACAACTCGGCGGTGCCGGCGACGCAGATGGGCGACCTCGCCGCGATGGCCAGCTCCCTGCCGGGCGTGACGCCGGTGCCCGGCGCCGACGGCGACCCGGCGGGCTTCTCGGTGCTCGGCCTCTCGAGCGACCAGAACCAGACGTCGCTGAACGGGATGGCCGGGATGTCCGGCAACAACATCCCGCGCGACGCGGCGATCTCCACGTCGTTAGGCACGTCGAACTACGACGTGTCGGTGGGCGGCTTCTCCGGCGCGCGGTTCAACCTGCGCGCGGGGTCGGGCTCCAACTACGTGCAGCGCGCGGGGAGCCTGTTCGGCACCACGCCGCAGCTGCAGATGACCGACGCCGCGGCGCGCGCGCTCGGCCAGCAGACGACGAACGTGTCGCTCAGCGGCCGCACGTCGGGGCCGATGGTGTTCAACAAGGCGTTCTACAACGTCTCGTACCAGCTCGGCCGCTCGGCGAGCGATCTGCAGACGCTGCTGAACACCGACGCCGTCGGGCTCACGGCGAGCGGCATCTCGCCCGACTCCGCGCAGCGGCTCATGAGCATCCTCGGCGCGGTGCACGTGCCGACGGTGGTCGGGAAGCTTCCGCAGAGCCGCCTCAACGACCAGGGCTCGGTGCTCGGCTCGTTCGACGTGACGCCGCCGTCGTCGAGCTCGGGGCAGAGCTTCAACGTCACGTTCAACGGCGGCTGGAACCGGCAGACGCCGGCGTTCGCGTCGGCCACCGAGACGCCGGCCCACTCGGGCGACCGCACGAACTGGAACGTCGGCGTGCAGGGCCGCCACTCGAGCTACATCAAGAACATCATCCTCAGCGAGACGTCGTTCGGCGTCAGCGGCTCGCGGAGCTCGGCGAACCCGTACCTCGACCTCCCGTCGGGGTCCGTGCTCGTGAACTCGTCGTTCGTCGACGGCACGAACGGCGTCCGCTTCCTGTCGTTCGGCGGCAGCCCGTCGATGAGCACGAGCCAGACGTCGAACAACGTCGGCCTCACGAACCAGCTCTCCTGGTTCAGCTCCAACAACAAGCACCGCCTGAAGCTCGCCACCGAGCTGCGGCGCGACGGGTACGCGCAGGACCAGTCGCAGAACCTGTTAGGCTCGTTCTCGTTCAACTCGCTCGCCGACATCGAGGCGAACCGGCCGTCGTCGTTCTCGCGCCAGCTCTCCGACCGCACGCGCAGCGGCGCGGGCTACGTCGGCGCGGTCTCGCTCGGCGACTCGTACAAGCGGACGCCGAACTTCCAGCTCCAGTACGGCGTGCGCGTCGACGCGAACCACTTCGACCGCGCGCCGACGCTGAACCCCGACGTCGAGAAGACGTTCAGCGTGCGCAACGACGCGGTGCCGAACCGCGTCTACGTGAGCCCGCGCGTCGGCTTCTCGTGGCAGTACGGCAAGGCGTCGCAGATCGGCGCGTTCGAGGGCGCGTTCCGCGGCCCGCGCGCGGTCATTCGCGGCGGCGTCGGGCTGTTCCAGAACACGCCCGGCGCGCAGCTCATCGGCCAGGCGGTGGACCTCACCGGGCTGCCGAGCGGGCTGCAGCAGATCACGTGCGTCGGCCCCGCGGCGCCGGTGCCCGACTGGAACCTCTACGCGTCGAACCCCGCCGCGATCCCGACGCGCTGCGCCGACGGATCCACGGGCAGCGTGTTCGCGAACGCGGCGCCGAACGTGACGCTGTTCGCGAAGAGCTGGGCGGCGCCGCGCTCGGTGCGCTCGAACCTGAACTGGAGCGGCCCGGTCCTCTCCAACCGGTTCAGCCTCTCCGTCGACGGCACGTACTCGCTGAACCTGAACCAGTCGGGCTTCGTCGACCGCAACTTCGCCGGCGTGCAGCGCTTCGCGCTCGGCGACGAGGGCGGACGGCCGGTGTACGTGCAGCCGACGAGCATCGTGCCGCAGACCGGCGTGATCGCCGCCGCCGACGCGCGCGTGTCGCCGCTGTTCCAGCGCGTCACCGAGCAGCGGAGCGACCTGCGCTCGGAGACGAAGCAGCTCTCGCTCTCGGTGAGCCCGCTCACGTTCAACACGAAGCTGAGCTGGTCGCTCTCGTACACGCTGCAGGACGTGCGCGAGCGCTACAACGGCTTCCAGAGCGCGGCGGGCGATCCGTTCGTGCAGGCGTGGAGCGCCGGCGCCGGCTCGCCGCGGCACCAGTTCACGTACTCGCTCGGCTACAACGCGTTCGACGTCGTGCGCTTCAGCTGGTTCGGCAACGTGCGCTCGGGGTCGCGCTTCACGCCGCAGATCGCGGGCGACATCAACGGCGACGGCTACAGCAACGACCGCGCGTTCGTGTTCGATCCGGCGCGCACCACCGATCCCGCGGTGAAGGCGGGGATGCAGTCGCTGCTCGCGAGCGGCTCGGGGATCGCGAAGGACTGCCTCGGCAGCCAGATGGGCAGCGTGGCCGCGCGCAACAGCTGCACCGGCCCGTGGTCGCACCTCGCGAACCTGTCGGTGTCGTTCAACCCGCTGAAGGTGCGGATGCCGCAGCGCGCCGTGCTGTCCTTCTCGGTGTCGAATCCGTTGGGCCTCGCCGACCGCGCGCTGCACGGCGAGGACAACCTGCACGGCTGGGGGCAGATGACGTTCGTCGACCCGGCGCTGCTCTACGTGCGCGGCTTCGACCCCGTGGCCAAGCGGTACAAGTACGAGGTGAACCAGCGCTTCGGCGCGACGAACCCGCAGTTCCAGCAGTTCCGCCAGCCGGTGACGGTGACGGCGCAGCTGCGCTTCGACCTCGGCCCGACGCGCGAGAAGCAGAACCTCGTGCAGATGCTCGACCGCGGCCGTCGCAAGAACCACGAGGGCTCGAAGATGCAGGAGTCGCTGCTGCGCGCGATGTACTCGCAGACGGGCGGCATCATGAACCCGATCGAGCAGGTGCTCCGCCAGGCCGACACGCTGAAGCTCACGGGCCCGCAGGCCGACTCCGTCGCGACGATGAACCGGTGGTACAAGATCCGGCTCGACTCGATCTGGTCGCCGGTGGCGAAGGTGCTCGGCAACCTCCCCGACGCGTACGACGAGGGCGAGGCGTACCAGCAGTACATCACGGCGCGCCGCGCCTCGGTGGATCTCCTCACGAAGCTCGCGCCGGACATCAAGGGCCTGCTCACGGCCGAGCAGCGCCGCAAGCTCCCGGCGTTCATCGCCAGCTACCTCGACCCGCGCTACCTCGCCTCCATCCGCTCCGGCACCGCCGGCGCGGGGATGGGCGGCGGCCCGATGATGATCATGGGCGGCGGCCCGATCATGATGGGCGGCGGTGGCGGCGGTGGCGACCGCGTGATCATTCGATGA